The genomic stretch tTCTCTCCCAGTGCAATCTAATTATGACTGAAAAAGAGGAGACTATGGACACCTCTGATAGTCAAGACAGTGCGCCATCAGCAAAGAAAAACGGACGAACCTCGTTGCTGGACAGCGGAGAGGACTTTGAGGTGTTGGATGAAGAAGACATTGATGACGACCCCCCTCCTCTGGAAGATGCCGGGGGCGGGAAGGGGAAGAGTGCAGAGGAGTCTGGAAAGACAAATGCAGACACAGACGCGGACCCTCCAGGTCAAGTGGAAGAATGGCTGGATGTACTAGGTATGTGGCTCTACATACAACCATGGAACGGGAGGTATAGCACCATGTCAGATTGTAGAGAGAAATATTTCAGTAGGACATGTTGCAGTGGTTAGTCATCTGCTGATAATGGGAAGGTCGTCTGATAAAATCCACTTTAAGTtggtaaaatgttaatatgctcaAGGAATCAGACACTATCTCTCTAGAACAAGATGTTGTGATTCCTTTGAGCAAGGCTTCTGACACTGGACAATGATCAGTGCTGTATCTAACTGTAATTCATTTTACCGTGTCTGTCTCCAGGTAATGACCAACTTAAGAAAAAAGTCCTGGAGGCAGGGCAAGGGCGAGACAGTCGGCCACAGAAAGGACAGAATGTAAAGATTCATCTTAAAACGTACCTAAAGGACTTGACCCTTGTAGAGGAGCAGCCTGAAGTCTCTTTCACTCTGGGAGACGGGGATGTCATCCAGGTAATAACTGACAAATTGAGTTCTTTTCAAATGGTAAACAATAAATAGAAAGGGGTCTCTTATTCTCACTTTAGAATATGTATAATCTGCTTAATGCTTCTGACAACAGCGAGTGTCCATATCAGTATCTTACTGCAGTGAAACTTGTCCGTTCAGGCCCTGGATCTCACAGTGCAGCTCATGGAAATGGGAGAGAAGGCTCTAATCCAGACTGATGCTAAATATGCATACGGTACACGAGGAAGGTAGGCAGTGTGTTTTAATCTAACCCCTAAAAGTTGCAGTTGCAGttttaatgtaaacaaaaactgCTGTATCCAACTCaaatcattttactgtaaagtcAAGAAAAGATGTGTATTCCTTATCTTGAATTTGGACAACAACGCAGTAGTTTTACTTGCCATACTTGCTCCTCTGAACCCTTTTGCAATGCACACTTTCACTGGGACACATTACAGTTGAAATTCCTTGTGTGCGTTCCAGTGATTGATATCTCTTGTGTCCTTAACTCCTGAACTTAACTGCCCCTTGACAGTCTTGAACCTGAGGTTCCCCCAGACGCCGAGCTGTCTCTAGAAGTACAACTGCTGGAAGCTACTGACGCTGCAGACCTGGAGCTGCTGCCCCCTGTAGAAAAGATTGCTCTGGCCAGCCttaagagagagaggggcaacGTTCATTATCAGCGGGGGGACTACGCTTTTGCTGTCAACTCGTATAGCATTGCCCTGCAGATAACAGAATCTAGTTCTAAAGGTAAGATGCAAGCCAGGGAGTTAAGACTCAGTGAAAAGTTTATCACAGTagtatctttttttaatcaatttggAAAAGTTTCTATCAAGTGGAGGAGTATGGCAAACATAATGTTGTTGcttattttgattttgtgatTAAACCCAACAGATTTGtctgattttcattttcttggCACACTGATGGACATTtaaagttctgttttttttagtgactttcatttacttattttgttaattttttttatggtgTGATTTCTTCTGCAGTTGACATTAGTCCCGAAGAGGAAAATGAGCTAATGGATGTGAAAGTCAAGTGTTTAAACAACATGGCTGCTTCTCAGTTGAAACTGGATCACTATGATGCAGCTCTTAAATCTTGTGTCTCAGCTCTGGCACACCAGccagaaaatataaaagcactTTTCCG from Thunnus albacares chromosome 9, fThuAlb1.1, whole genome shotgun sequence encodes the following:
- the fkbp8 gene encoding peptidyl-prolyl cis-trans isomerase FKBP8, with product MTEKEETMDTSDSQDSAPSAKKNGRTSLLDSGEDFEVLDEEDIDDDPPPLEDAGGGKGKSAEESGKTNADTDADPPGQVEEWLDVLGNDQLKKKVLEAGQGRDSRPQKGQNVKIHLKTYLKDLTLVEEQPEVSFTLGDGDVIQALDLTVQLMEMGEKALIQTDAKYAYGTRGSLEPEVPPDAELSLEVQLLEATDAADLELLPPVEKIALASLKRERGNVHYQRGDYAFAVNSYSIALQITESSSKVDISPEEENELMDVKVKCLNNMAASQLKLDHYDAALKSCVSALAHQPENIKALFRMGKVLALQGEYTEAIQTLRKALKLEPSNKTIHAELSKLVKKHSEQRGVEQAMYKKMLGNPTSSSSSSQKHRAKSSWGLSWKWLFGATAVAIGGVALSVVIAARN